A window from Leptospira meyeri encodes these proteins:
- a CDS encoding efflux RND transporter permease subunit, with protein MEFLTKIVQVSLQNRLLVIILTALLVFGGVYSLKHLKVDAVPDITNVQVQVITTSPALSTLEIEQYITLPVERAITGIPNLIEVRSVSRYGFSLVTAVFADGTDLWKSRQLVSEKLTEASENIPAIFGKPVIGPITTGLGEVFQFTLESEFHSQMELTTYLNWYINPTLKTVPGIVEVNSFGGKTKQYQVIVDPFKAASLGVSLNQIVNAVQSNNLSTGSGYIERSGEQLIVGSDGLLKTTTDFEKIQVGKMGDGFPIYLDSIAKIVEGPRLRKGAATATGKSEVVGAVTLMLLGENSLEVTTAVKDKITQIEKTLPTGMQIKPYYDRSIMVKNTLNTIVWNLTEGAILVIIILFLMIGDFRSGLVIASMIPLAMLFAICLMFLRDLPANLMSMGAIDFGLIVDGAVILIENSHRRLGLKRKELKRDLTDTEQKETILNATIEVRKATIYGEIIIGVVYIPILTLSGTEGKMFIPMATTVLFALLGAFFLTLTIIPVLASYFLKGGHIAEEETPFFQKIHQWYTPKLDYCLKESKKVTYSTIGILILSIFLFFQLGGEFLPKLDEGNLLIEVSRYPSTTLTESLQSSMKIEKTILKEIPEITEIVSRSGSPELAIEPMGVEKTDMYLDMKPRSEWNITKNEIELKLQEIIERVAPQVAYGLSQPIEMRNNEIMAGIRADVGIKVFGDDLIQLKTIAEEISAKIKHIPGVVDLRIEQLYGLEYLRIKPNREKLARYDQSILDVNRVTESISSGVPAGIVYEGMKRFEIVVKTDVGQNPEQIKNIPVKVGKNTFAPLHELSEIQIEDGPVQIYHQNQNRYALVQFNIRGSDMVSTVNAVQTVLQKEIKFPPGYHYTTGGEFEKFESATKTLFVVVPITLIIIFLILYFAFNEVSAATIIFLNVPFAITGGIFALYLRNLPFSISAGVGFIALFGIAVLNGLVLISFIRSLEQSGKKKEEAVKEAAISRLRPVLTTALLASIGFIPMAISTSPGAEVQRPLATVVIGGLVTASILTLFVLPLVYLKFVAKKDFILSKDA; from the coding sequence ATGGAATTTTTAACTAAAATTGTACAAGTTTCTTTACAAAACAGATTATTAGTCATTATTCTGACAGCTTTACTTGTGTTTGGTGGAGTTTATTCACTAAAACATTTAAAAGTGGATGCGGTTCCCGACATTACCAATGTTCAAGTGCAAGTGATCACCACATCACCGGCTCTCTCTACCCTAGAAATTGAACAGTACATCACTTTGCCAGTTGAACGAGCCATCACTGGGATACCGAACCTAATTGAAGTAAGGTCTGTTTCTCGATATGGATTTTCATTAGTAACAGCTGTTTTTGCAGATGGTACTGATCTATGGAAAAGTAGACAATTGGTCAGCGAAAAATTAACAGAAGCATCTGAAAACATTCCAGCGATTTTCGGAAAACCAGTCATCGGGCCAATCACCACAGGACTCGGCGAAGTATTCCAGTTTACGTTAGAAAGTGAATTTCATAGCCAAATGGAACTCACCACCTATTTGAATTGGTATATTAATCCCACACTCAAAACAGTCCCTGGAATTGTAGAAGTTAATAGTTTTGGAGGGAAAACCAAACAATACCAAGTCATTGTAGATCCTTTCAAAGCAGCCTCTCTTGGTGTATCACTAAACCAAATTGTTAATGCAGTACAAAGTAATAATCTCTCCACAGGTAGCGGATATATTGAAAGGTCCGGCGAACAGTTAATTGTCGGTAGCGATGGTTTATTAAAAACTACCACTGATTTTGAAAAAATTCAAGTGGGGAAAATGGGGGATGGATTTCCAATTTATTTGGATAGCATTGCGAAGATAGTTGAAGGTCCCAGACTTCGAAAAGGTGCTGCCACAGCTACCGGGAAATCAGAAGTAGTTGGTGCAGTGACTCTCATGTTACTTGGAGAAAACTCGCTAGAGGTCACAACTGCAGTAAAAGATAAAATCACTCAAATCGAAAAAACATTACCAACTGGTATGCAGATCAAACCATATTACGACCGTTCTATTATGGTAAAAAATACTTTAAATACTATCGTTTGGAATTTAACAGAAGGTGCGATCTTAGTCATCATCATTCTATTTTTGATGATTGGTGATTTCAGATCAGGACTAGTCATAGCATCGATGATTCCACTTGCGATGTTATTTGCCATCTGCCTCATGTTCTTACGTGATTTACCTGCAAACTTAATGTCGATGGGTGCCATCGACTTTGGTTTGATCGTGGATGGAGCTGTAATCCTTATTGAAAATTCTCATCGGCGATTGGGTTTAAAACGAAAAGAACTCAAAAGAGATCTGACCGACACGGAACAAAAAGAAACTATTTTAAATGCAACCATCGAAGTTAGAAAAGCCACCATTTATGGCGAAATTATCATTGGAGTTGTTTATATTCCCATCCTTACACTCAGTGGAACAGAAGGAAAAATGTTTATCCCCATGGCAACAACCGTCTTATTTGCGTTACTTGGTGCATTTTTTTTGACACTTACCATCATTCCTGTTTTAGCTTCTTATTTTTTGAAGGGGGGGCATATAGCAGAAGAAGAAACTCCTTTTTTCCAAAAAATTCATCAATGGTATACACCTAAGTTAGATTATTGTTTAAAAGAATCCAAAAAAGTCACTTATTCGACAATTGGAATCTTAATTCTTTCTATCTTTTTGTTTTTTCAATTGGGTGGAGAATTTTTACCAAAACTGGATGAGGGTAATTTGCTAATTGAAGTGAGCCGATATCCTTCAACCACTTTAACAGAATCTTTACAATCTTCAATGAAGATCGAAAAAACGATTTTAAAGGAAATTCCTGAAATCACAGAAATAGTTTCAAGATCCGGCTCGCCTGAACTTGCCATTGAACCTATGGGTGTGGAAAAAACAGACATGTATTTGGATATGAAACCAAGGTCAGAATGGAATATTACCAAAAATGAAATCGAATTAAAGTTACAAGAAATCATTGAGAGGGTCGCACCGCAAGTGGCTTATGGGTTGTCTCAACCGATTGAAATGCGTAACAATGAAATTATGGCGGGAATCCGGGCTGATGTCGGAATCAAAGTATTTGGTGATGATCTAATCCAACTAAAAACAATCGCAGAAGAAATCTCTGCTAAAATCAAACACATCCCTGGCGTTGTAGACCTTAGAATCGAACAATTGTATGGACTCGAATATTTAAGAATCAAACCTAACAGAGAAAAATTAGCAAGATATGACCAATCAATATTAGATGTGAATCGTGTTACAGAATCTATTTCTTCTGGAGTTCCTGCGGGGATCGTTTATGAAGGAATGAAACGATTTGAAATTGTAGTCAAAACAGATGTTGGTCAGAATCCAGAACAAATAAAAAACATTCCCGTTAAGGTTGGAAAAAATACCTTCGCTCCCTTACACGAACTATCGGAGATTCAGATTGAAGATGGTCCCGTTCAGATTTACCATCAAAATCAAAATCGTTATGCGCTAGTTCAGTTTAACATTCGTGGAAGTGATATGGTAAGCACTGTCAATGCCGTTCAAACTGTGTTGCAAAAAGAAATAAAGTTTCCCCCTGGTTATCATTATACAACAGGAGGTGAATTCGAAAAGTTTGAATCTGCGACAAAAACACTATTTGTCGTTGTTCCAATTACATTGATTATTATTTTTTTGATTCTCTATTTTGCATTTAACGAAGTATCGGCGGCAACGATCATTTTTTTAAATGTACCTTTTGCTATCACAGGCGGGATTTTTGCTCTTTATCTCAGAAATTTACCATTTAGTATTTCTGCAGGAGTGGGATTTATTGCTTTATTTGGAATTGCAGTTCTCAATGGACTGGTATTGATTAGTTTCATTCGTAGTTTAGAACAATCAGGTAAAAAGAAAGAAGAGGCAGTCAAAGAAGCTGCTATTTCAAGACTTCGACCGGTCCTTACCACTGCCCTACTTGCGTCCATTGGATTTATACCAATGGCAATCAGCACATCACCAGGTGCTGAAGTCCAAAGACCTCTGGCAACCGTAGTGATTGGAGGGTTAGTCACAGCAAGTATACTGACCCTCTTTGTACTTCCTTTAGTTTATTTG